A stretch of Camelina sativa cultivar DH55 chromosome 18, Cs, whole genome shotgun sequence DNA encodes these proteins:
- the LOC104762766 gene encoding transcription factor RAX3-like has translation MGRAPCCDKANVKKGPWSPEEDAKLKDYIENSGTGGNWIALPQKIGLRRCGKSCRLRWLNYLRPNIKHGGFSDEEDNIICNLYVTIGSRWSIIAAQLPGRTDNDIKNYWNTRLKKKLLNKQRKEFQEARMKQEMVMMKRQQQGQGQSNGSTDLYLNNMFGSSPWPLLPHQLPPPHHQIPLLMMEPTSCNYYQTQPSCNLEQKPLITLKNMVKIEEEPEMTNPDHHHQHQDSMTTPFDFSFSQLLLDPNYYLGSGGVGEGDFTIMSSSTNSPLPNTSGEHHQNQQQEMLQWFGSSNFQTEAINDMFLSNNNNNNMVNHETNENTKVYGDSSVAGVGAALAGGTTSTSADQSTISWEDITSLVNSEDASYFNGPNHV, from the exons ATGGGAAGAGCACCGTGTTGTGATAAGGCCAACGTGAAGAAAGGGCCTTGGTCTCCTGAGGAAGACGCCAAACTCAAAGATTACATCGAGAATAGTGGAACAGGAGGCAACTGGATCGCTTTGCCTCAGAAGATTG GTTTAAGGAGATGTGGGAAGAGTTGCAGGCTAAGGTGGCTCAACTATTTGAGACCAAATATCAAACATGGTGGCTTCTCCGACGAAGAAGACAACATCATTTGTAATCTCTATGTTACTATTGGTAGCAG GTGGTCTATAATTGCTGCACAATTGCCGGGAAGAACGGACAACGATATCAAGAACTACTGGAACACGaggctgaagaagaagcttcttaacaaacaaaggaaagagtttcaAGAAGCGCGAATGAAGCAagagatggtgatgatgaaaagACAACAACAAGGACAAGGTCAAAGTAATGGTAGCACCGATCTTTATCTTAACAACATGTTTGGATCATCACCATGGCCATTACTACCACATcagcttcctcctcctcatcatcaaatACCTCTTCTGATGATGGAACCAACAAGCTGCAACTACTACCAAACACAACCGTCTTGTAACCTAGAACAAAAACCATTGATCACACTCAAGAACATGGTCaagattgaagaagaaccaGAAATGACAAAccctgatcatcatcatcaacatcaagatTCTATGACGACCCCTTTTGATTTCTCCTTCTCTCAGCTTTTGTTAGATCCTAATTACTACTTGGGATCAGGAGGGGTAGGAGAAGGAGATTTTACTATCATGAGCAGCAGCACAAACTCACCATTACCAAACACAAGTGGTGAACACCATCAAAATCAACAGCAAGAGATGCTTCAATGGTTTGGGAGCAGTAATTTTCAGACAGAAGCAATCAACGATATGTTCttaagcaacaacaacaacaacaacatggtGAATCATGAGACCAACGAGAACACAAAAGTCTATGGAGACTCCTCAGTAGCCGGAGTCGGAGCAGCTTTGGCCGGAGGAACGACAAGTACATCGGCGGATCAAAGTACAATAAGTTGGGAGGATATAACCTCTCTTGTTAATTCCGAAGATGCAAGTTACTTCAATGGGCCAAATCATGtgtaa